TGATGGCCCGCATTAAGGCTGTCGAATTCGATGAGAACACCGGCCGTCAGAAGCCGATGAACTCGATCTACATGATGAGCCATTCCGGCGCCCGCGGTTCTCCGAACCAGATGCGTCAGTTGGGCGGCATGCGCGGCCTCATGGCCAAGCCGTCGGGTGAAATCATCGAGACGCCGATCATCTCGAACTTCAAGGAAGGCCTGACCGTCAACGAGTACTTCAACTCGACGCACGGCGCCCGGAAGGGTCTGGCAGACACCGCCTTGAAGACCGCCAACTCCGGTTACCTGACCCGCCGTCTCGTCGACGTCGCGCAGGATTGCATCGTCACGCACGTCGATTGCGGCACCGAAACCGGCCTCACCATGACCGCCATCGTCGATGCCGGCCAGGTGGTTGCCTCGATCGGCGTCCGCATCCTCGGCCGCACGGCACTTGATGACATCGATCATCCGATCACGGGTGAGCGCATCGTCGATGCCGGCCGGATGATCCTCGAGCCCGATGTCGTCGAAATCGAGAAGGCCGGTATCCAGTCGATCCGCATCCGCTCGGCGCTGACCTGCGAAATCCAGACGGGCGTCTGCGCAGTCTGCTACGGCCGCGACCTGGCCCGTGGTACGCCTGTGAACATGGGTGAAGCCGTCGGCGTCATCGCTGCTCAGTCGATCGGTGAACCGGGCACCCAGCTCACCATGCGTACCTTCCACCTTGGCGGTACGGCAACCGTGGTCGACCAGTCGTTCCTGGAAGCCTCGTACGAAGGTACGGTGCAGATCAAGAACCGCAACATCCTGCGCAACTCCGATGGCAACCTCGTCGCCATGGGCCGCAACATGACCGTCCAGATCCTGGACGAGCGTGGCGTGGAACGGTCTTCGCAGCGTGTCGCCTACGGTTCGAAGCTGCATGTCGACGAAGGCGACAAGGTCAAGCGCGGCCAGCGTCTGGCCGAGTGGGATCCTTACACCCGTCCGATGATGACCGAAGTTGCTGGTACCGTTCAGTTCGAAGACCTGGTCGACGGTCTCTCGGTTCTGGAAGCGACCGACGAATCCACCGGCATCACCAAGCGCCAGGTCATCGACTGGCGTTCGACCCCGCGCGGTTCGGACCTCAAGCCGGCGATCGTCATCAAGGATGCCAGCGGCAATGTCATGAAGCTGTCGCGTGGCGGTGACGCCCGCTTCATGCTCTCGGTCGACGCTATTCTGTCGGTTGAGCCGGGCACCAAGGTCTCCCAGGGTGACGTTCTCGCGCGTTCGCCGCTGGAAAGCGCCAAGACCAAGGACATCACCGGCGGTCTGCCGCGTGTTGCCGAGCTCTTCGAAGCCCGCCGTCCGAAGGACCATGCCATCATCGCAGAGATCGATGGTACGATCCGCCTCGGCCGCGACTACAAGAACAAGCGCCGCGTCATCATCGAGCCGGCGGAAGACGGTGTCGAGCCTGTCGAATACCTGATCCCGAAGGGCAAGCCCTTCCACCTTCAGGAAGGCGACTATATCGAAAAGGGTGACTACATCCTCGACGGTAACCCGGCTCCGCACGACATCCTGGCGATCAAGGGCGTGGAGGCTCTGGCCTCCTACCTCGTCAACGAGATCCAGGAAGTCTACCGCCTGCAGGGTGTTGTCATCAACGACAAGCACATCGAGGTGATTGTCCGTCAGATGCTCCAGAAGGTGGAGATCACCGATGCAGGCGACTCGACCTATATCGTCGGCGACAACGTCGACCGGATCGAGCTCGAAGACGTCAACGATCACCTGATCGAGCAGGGCAAGAAGCCGGCCTACGGCGATCCGGTTCTTCTCGGCATCACCAAGGCGTCGCTGCAGACCCCGTCCTTCATCTCGGCCGCATCCTTCCAGGAAACGACCAAGGTGCTGACGGAAGCTGCGATCGCCGGCAAGACCGACGGCCTGCAGGGTCTGAAGGAAAACGTCATCGTCGGCCGTCTCATCCCGGCCGGTACCGGCGGCACCATGACCCAGATCCGCCGTATCGCCACGTCGCGCGACGAGCTGATCCTCGAAGAGCGCCGCAAGGGCACGGGTGCTGCCGTTGCCACGCCGATGCTGCAGGACATGGCCGAAAAGGCTCCGGCTGCGGAATAATCCGCAGCCGACGACCACCACTCAGGTGGCACGCGAATTGAAAAACCGCCCGGAGCGATCCGGGCGGTTTTTGTTTTTGGTCTGCAGGTAGGTTGGGGGAGGGAAGGTGCTGCCTGCGCTTTATGCTGCCTTTGCGACCCGCAGCGTCAGCGGCAGCTCGCTTCAGTTGAAGCGGATGATGGCGACCTCGCCGTCGACGGCGCCCTGATAGGCAGAGGCGTGCGGCTCTTCGGCTGGCACCTCGGTCAGCATGCCGATCTGGTCGAGATCGGCCTCGATGAAGCCTTCCTCGGCAAGGGCGTTCAGGGCCTCGCGCACGGCTGTGTCGTCGTCGGGCGCCTTCAGCATGATGTGCAGATCGATGCCTTCGCTGTCGTCGGACTCGTAGCCTTTGCCGATGATGATGAAGACCATCGGTCCGTCGAAATTATTGTCGTTATCAGGTGTCGTAATCATCGCCTGTCCTTCGGCTCTTTGACGATTCGGTCGCTCGAATCCTGCTGTGAGGGCCGCACGCCGCAATTGCTGATTCCTTAACTGCTTTTGCCGCGATGCCCAAGTTTTTATCTTGGTGCACGGCCGCCATTTCGTCTAGAAGGATGAAATCAGGGCGTTAGGCCCTGAGATCAAGGCGATACGGCGAGTTTATTTCTTAACCGGCCTTGACGAGAGGGGTGGAAACCAGTAGTACCCCGGCCATCAGATCCCATGTGAGGCTTGGCTGTTCGGGGCGACGCGCCCTGAAGTTCACCTCAAACAAGGTTCTAAACGCACGTTGAAGTCATGATGCTGCACGCACGACGCATATTTTATGCGTCCTCTGCTCCTTGTGGTCCATCTGCGGAAGCGGATCGGGCCATATTTTGCGCATTGACGGAAAGCATGCGTCACTGCCGGAGACGGCGCGAGTTCAAGCCCGCAAGGGTACTGAGATAAAACGTAAGGGATGGTTGAATGCCTACCGTAAACCAGCTGATCCGCAAGCCTCGCCAGGCGAACGTAAAGCGTAACAAGGTTCCCGCACTCCAGGAGAACCCGCAGAAGCGCGGCGTTTGCACGCGCGTCTATACGACGACGCCGAAGAAGCCGAACTCGGCTCTGCGTAAGGTCGCAAAGATCCGCCTGACCAACGGCTTCGAAGTCATTGGTTACATCCCCGGCGAAGGTCACAACCTTCAGGAACACTCCGTCGTCATGATCCGTGGCGGCCGCGTCAAGGACCTTCCGGGTGTCCGTTATCACATCATCCGCGGCGTTCTCGATACCCAGGGTGTCAAGAACCGCAAGCAGCGCCGCTCCAAGTACGGTGCGAAGCGTCCGAAGTAATTCGGTTTTGAATAATCCGGCGCTGCGCGAGGTCCTCCGCGTGATGAAGCGCCTTAACGGTTGAAGAGACGAGAATAATGTCCAGACGTCATAAAGCAGAAAAGCGCGAGATCAATCCGGACCCGAAGTTCGGCGATCTCGTCGTCACCAAGTTCATGAATGCCATCATGCTCGACGGCAAGAAGTCCGTTGCTGAAAACATCGTTTACGGCGCATTCGACGTCGTTCAGGGCAAGTCCAAGCAGGAGCCGCTCACGGTTTTCCATTCTGCGCTCGACAACATTGCCCCGCACGTTGAAGTCCGCTCGCGCCGCGTCGGTGGTGCGACCTATCAGGTGCCGGTCGATGTTCGTCCGGAGCGCCGCCAGGCCCTCGCCATTCGCTGGCTGATCGCTGCTGCCCGCAAGCGCAATGAAACGACTATGGTTGACCGCCTTTCCGGCGAACTGCTCGATGCGTCCAACAACCGCGGCTCCGCCGTCAAGAAGCGCGAAGACACGCACAAGATGGCTGACGCCAACCGTGCATTCTCGCACTATCGCTGGTAATTCCGAACGGTATCGAAAGGCAGTCCACAATGGCTCGCGAATATAAAATCGAAGACTACCGCAATTTCGGTATCATGGCGCATATCGACGCCGGCAAGACCACGACCACCGAGCGTATTCTTTATTACACCGGCAAGTCGCACAAGATCGGCGAAGTCCACGACGGCGCAGCCACCATGGACTGGATGGAGCAGGAGCAGGAGCGTGGCATCACGATCACCTCCGCTGCCACCACGACCTTCTGGAAGGGCCGTGACGGCAAGACGCGCCGCTTCAACATCATCGACACCCCCGGCCACGTCGACTTCACCATCGAAGTCGAGCGTTCGCTGCGCGTTCTCGACGGCGCCATCGCGCTGCTCGACGCCAATGCCGGTGTCGAGCCGCAGACGGAAACCGTCTGGCGCCAGGCCGAGAAGTACAATGTCCCGCGGATGATCTTCTGCAACAAGATGGACAAGACCGGCGCCGACTTCTACCGCTCCGTCGAGATGATCAAGACCCGTCTCGGCGCAACGGCTGTCGTCATGCAGCTGCCGATCGGTGCTGAAACCGAATTCAAGGGCGTCATCGACCTGATCGAGATGAACGCTCTCATCTGGCGCGACGAGTCGCTCGGCGCCCAGTGGGATGTCGTCGAGATCCCCGAGGACATGAAGGCCAAGGCCGAAGAATATCGCGAAAAGCTCATCGAAACGGTCGTCGATATCGACGAAGCTGCGATGGAAGCCTATCTCGAAGGCATTCTGCCCGACAACGATCAGATCCGTGCGCTCGTTCGCCGCGGCACGATCGACGTCAAGTTCCACCCGATGTTCTGCGGCACCGCCTTCAAGAACAAGGGCGTGCAGCCGCTGCTCGACGCCGTCGTCGACTACCTGCCGTCGCCGATGGACATCCCGGCCATCAAGGGCATCGACTTCAAGACCGAAGCCGACATCGAGCGTCATGCCGATGACGCCGAGCCGCTCTCCATGCTCGCCTTCAAGATCATGAACGACCCCTTCGTCGGTTCGCTGACCTTCGCCCGCATCTACTCCGGCAAGCTCGAAAAGGGCGCGTCGGTCATGAACACGGTCAAGGACAAGCGCGAGCGCGTCGGCCGCATGCTGCAGATGCACTCCAACTCGCGTGAAGACATCGAAGAAGCCTTCGCAGGCGACATCGTTGCTCTCGCCGGCCTCAAGGAAACCACGACGGGTGATACGCTCTGCGATCCGCTGAAGCCGGTTATCCTCGAGCGCATGGAATTCCCCGAGCCGGTCATTCAGATCGCTATCGAGCCGAAGACCAAGGGCGACCAGGAAAAGATGGGCCTCGCGCTCAACCGCCTGGCTGCAGAAGATCCGTCCTTCCGCGTCAAGACCGACCAGGAATCCGGCCAGACCATCATTGCCGGCATGGGCGAACTGCATCTCGACATCATCGTCGACCGCATGCGTCGTGAATTCAAGGTTGAAGCAACTGTCGGCGCGCCGCAGGTTGCCTACCGCGAAACCATCACCCGCCAGCACGAAGAAGACTACACGCACAAGAAGCAGTCCGGTGGTACCGGCCAGTTCGCGCGCGTCAAGATCGTCTTCGAACCGAACCCGGAAGGCGACGACTTCAAGTTCGAATCGAAGATCGTCGGCGGTTCCGTTCCGAAGGAATACATCCCCGGCGTCCAGAAGGGCATCGAAAGCGTCCTGTCTTCGGGCCCGCTCGCAGGCTTCCCGATGCTCGGCGTCAAGGCGACCCTCATCGACGGCGCTTTCCATGACGTCGACTCCTCGGTTCTCGCCTTCGAAATCGCATCGCGTGCCTGCTTCCGTGAAGCAGCCAAGAAGGCCGGCGCTCAGCTGCTCGAGCCGATGATGAAGGTCGAAGTCGTCACCCCGGAAGATTATGTCGGCGACGTCATCGGCGACCTGAACTCCCGTCGCGGTCAGATCCAGGGCCAGGAAAGCCGTGGTATCGCCGTCGTCATCAACGCGAACGTTCCGCTCGCGAACATGTTCAAGTACGTCGACAACCTGCGCTCCATGTCCCAGGGCCGCGCTCAGTACACGATGACCTTCGATCACTATTCGCCGGTCCCGTCGAATGTCGCAACTGAAATCCAGGCAAAGTATTCCGGTCAGAAGTGACCGGAATACCTATTGACCGATAACAAGAATTAGATCCCCTCGGGGACTAGCAAAACGGAGAGCCGAAAATGGCAAAGAGTAAGTTTGAGCGCAACAAGCCGCACGTCAACATTGGCACGATCGGCCACGTTGACCACGGCAAGACGTCTCTGACGGCAGCGATCACGAAGTACTTCGGTGAGTTCAAGGCGTACGACCAGATCGACGCTGCTCCGGAAGAAAAGGCCCGCGGCATCACCATTTCGACGGCGCACGTCGAGTATGAGACGCCGGCCCGCCACTACGCCCACGTCGACTGCCCCGGCCACGCCGACTACGTCAAGAACATGATCACCGGTGCTGCCCAGATGGACGGCGCGATTCTGGTGTGCTCGGCCGCTGACGGCCCGATGCCGCAGACGCGCGAACACATCCTGCTCGCCCGCCAGGTCGGCGTTCCGGCGATCGTTGTGTTCCTGAACAAGGTCGACCAGGTTGACGACGCCGAGCTTCTCGAACTGGTCGAGCTCGAAGTTCGCGAACTTCTGTCGTCCTACGACTTCCCGGGCGACGATATCCCGGTCGTCAAGGGTTCGGCGCTTGCTGCTCTTGAAGATTCTGACAAGAAGATCGGCGAAGACGCGATCCGCGAGCTGATGGCTGCGGTTGACGCCTACATCCCGACGCCTGAGCGTCCGATCGACCAGCCGTTCCTGATGCCGATCGAAGACGTGTTCTCGATCTCCGGCCGCGGCACTGTGGTGACCGGCCGCGTCGAGCGTGGCATTGTCAAGGTTGGCGAAGAAGTCGAGATCGTCGGCATCCGCGCGACCTCGAAGACGACGGTGACCGGCGTTGAAATGTTCCGCAAGCTGCTCGATCAGGGCCAGGCTGGCGACAACATCGGCGCGCTGGTTCGCGGTGTGAACCGTGACGGCGTCGAGCGTGGCCAGATCCTGTGCAAGCCGGGCTCTGTCAAGCCGCACAAGAAGTTCATGGCGGAAGCCTACATCCTGACGAAGGAAGAGGGTGGCCGTCATACGCCGTTCTTCACCAACTACCGTCCGCAGTTCTACTTCCGCACGACGGACGTTACCGGCATCGTGACGCTGCCTGAGGGCACCGAGATGGTCATGCCGGGCGACAACGTCACGGTTGCCGTCGAGCTGATCGTTCCGATCGCGATGGAAGAAAAGCTGCGCTTCGCGATCCGCGAAGGCGGCCGCACCGTCGGCGCCGGTATCGTTGCTTCGATCGTCGAGTAATTAGCGGCTGGGCCACCAGGCCCAAGGAAAGGATAGGGACGCCGATCTCGGTGTCCCTCTCGATCTTTGAAACCGGTGGCCCGCTAACGTAACTGAAGGTAAGTCGTGTCCCTGAATGGTGACACGCGGATAACAGACACAAGGATAAAGTCGAATGAACGGCCAGAATATCCGCATCCGCCTGAAGGCGTTCGATCACCGGATTCTCGATGCCTCCACGCGCGAGATCGTATCGACGGCTAAGCGCACCGGTGCAAGCGTCCGGGGCCCCGTTCCGCTTCCGACCCGCATCGAGAAGTTTACGGTCAACCGGTCCCCGCACATCGACAAGAAGAGCCGTGAACAGTTCGAGATGCGCACGCACAAGCGCCTTCTCGATATCGTTGACCCGACCCCGCAGACGGTAGACGCGCTGATGAAGCTCGATCTCGCCGCCGGTGTCGATGTTGAGATCAAGCTCTGAGACCTCGGGTCTTCGGGCTGAGTGAGAAGGATTGAACCGATGCGTTCAGGTGTGATTGCACAGAAGGTGGGAATGACCCGCGTCTATAACGACGCAGGTGAGCATGTCCCGGTAACGGTACTGCGTATGGACGGCTGCCAGGTCGTCGCCACGCGCACTGTCGAAAAGAATGGCTATACCGCAGTTCAGCTCGGTGCCGGCCAGGCGAAGGTGAAGAACACCTCCAAGGCGATGCGCGGCAACTTTGCCGTTGCCAACGTCGAGCCGAAGGCCAAGGTTGCTGAATTCCGCGTGTCGGAAGACCAGCTGCTTGAGATCGGCACGGAGATCAAGGCAGGTCACTTCGCAGCCGGTCAGCTCGTCGACGTGACGGGCACGACGATCGGTAAGGGTTTTGCCGGCGCCATGAAGCGCCACGGTTTCGGCGGTCTTCGCGCCACGCACGGTGTGTCGGTTTCGCACCGCTCGCACGGTTCGACCGGCTCGCGCCAGGATCCGGGCAAGGTTTTCAAGAACAAGAAGATGGCTGGTCACATGGGCCAGACGCGCGTCACGACGCAGAACCTGGAAGTGGTTTCGACCGACGAAGATCGTGGTCTGATCCTGATCAAGGGTGCTGTTCCCGGTTCCAA
This Rhizobium acidisoli DNA region includes the following protein-coding sequences:
- the rpsL gene encoding 30S ribosomal protein S12, which translates into the protein MPTVNQLIRKPRQANVKRNKVPALQENPQKRGVCTRVYTTTPKKPNSALRKVAKIRLTNGFEVIGYIPGEGHNLQEHSVVMIRGGRVKDLPGVRYHIIRGVLDTQGVKNRKQRRSKYGAKRPK
- the rpsG gene encoding 30S ribosomal protein S7 yields the protein MSRRHKAEKREINPDPKFGDLVVTKFMNAIMLDGKKSVAENIVYGAFDVVQGKSKQEPLTVFHSALDNIAPHVEVRSRRVGGATYQVPVDVRPERRQALAIRWLIAAARKRNETTMVDRLSGELLDASNNRGSAVKKREDTHKMADANRAFSHYRW
- the rpsJ gene encoding 30S ribosomal protein S10, whose amino-acid sequence is MNGQNIRIRLKAFDHRILDASTREIVSTAKRTGASVRGPVPLPTRIEKFTVNRSPHIDKKSREQFEMRTHKRLLDIVDPTPQTVDALMKLDLAAGVDVEIKL
- the tuf gene encoding elongation factor Tu, coding for MAKSKFERNKPHVNIGTIGHVDHGKTSLTAAITKYFGEFKAYDQIDAAPEEKARGITISTAHVEYETPARHYAHVDCPGHADYVKNMITGAAQMDGAILVCSAADGPMPQTREHILLARQVGVPAIVVFLNKVDQVDDAELLELVELEVRELLSSYDFPGDDIPVVKGSALAALEDSDKKIGEDAIRELMAAVDAYIPTPERPIDQPFLMPIEDVFSISGRGTVVTGRVERGIVKVGEEVEIVGIRATSKTTVTGVEMFRKLLDQGQAGDNIGALVRGVNRDGVERGQILCKPGSVKPHKKFMAEAYILTKEEGGRHTPFFTNYRPQFYFRTTDVTGIVTLPEGTEMVMPGDNVTVAVELIVPIAMEEKLRFAIREGGRTVGAGIVASIVE
- the fusA gene encoding elongation factor G — its product is MAREYKIEDYRNFGIMAHIDAGKTTTTERILYYTGKSHKIGEVHDGAATMDWMEQEQERGITITSAATTTFWKGRDGKTRRFNIIDTPGHVDFTIEVERSLRVLDGAIALLDANAGVEPQTETVWRQAEKYNVPRMIFCNKMDKTGADFYRSVEMIKTRLGATAVVMQLPIGAETEFKGVIDLIEMNALIWRDESLGAQWDVVEIPEDMKAKAEEYREKLIETVVDIDEAAMEAYLEGILPDNDQIRALVRRGTIDVKFHPMFCGTAFKNKGVQPLLDAVVDYLPSPMDIPAIKGIDFKTEADIERHADDAEPLSMLAFKIMNDPFVGSLTFARIYSGKLEKGASVMNTVKDKRERVGRMLQMHSNSREDIEEAFAGDIVALAGLKETTTGDTLCDPLKPVILERMEFPEPVIQIAIEPKTKGDQEKMGLALNRLAAEDPSFRVKTDQESGQTIIAGMGELHLDIIVDRMRREFKVEATVGAPQVAYRETITRQHEEDYTHKKQSGGTGQFARVKIVFEPNPEGDDFKFESKIVGGSVPKEYIPGVQKGIESVLSSGPLAGFPMLGVKATLIDGAFHDVDSSVLAFEIASRACFREAAKKAGAQLLEPMMKVEVVTPEDYVGDVIGDLNSRRGQIQGQESRGIAVVINANVPLANMFKYVDNLRSMSQGRAQYTMTFDHYSPVPSNVATEIQAKYSGQK
- the rplC gene encoding 50S ribosomal protein L3 → MRSGVIAQKVGMTRVYNDAGEHVPVTVLRMDGCQVVATRTVEKNGYTAVQLGAGQAKVKNTSKAMRGNFAVANVEPKAKVAEFRVSEDQLLEIGTEIKAGHFAAGQLVDVTGTTIGKGFAGAMKRHGFGGLRATHGVSVSHRSHGSTGSRQDPGKVFKNKKMAGHMGQTRVTTQNLEVVSTDEDRGLILIKGAVPGSKGAWIIVRDAVKSAAK
- the rpoC gene encoding DNA-directed RNA polymerase subunit beta', producing the protein MNQEVMNLFNPQVPAQNFDSIRISIASPEKILSWSYGEIKKPETINYRTFKPERDGLFCARIFGPIKDYECLCGKYKRMKYKGIICEKCGVEVTLSRVRRERMGHIELAAPVAHIWFLKSLPSRISTLLDMTLKDVERVLYFENYIVTEPGLTALKEHQLLSEEEYMLAVDEYGEDQFTAMIGAEAIYEMLASMNLEKIAGDLRSELADTTSDLKQKKLMKRLKIVENFMESGNRPEWMIMKVVPVIPPDLRPLVPLDGGRFATSDLNDLYRRVINRNNRLKRLIELRAPGIIIRNEKRMLQESVDALFDNGRRGRVITGANKRPLKSLSDMLKGKQGRFRQNLLGKRVDYSGRSVIVTGPELKLHQCGLPKKMALELFKPFIYARLDAKGYSSTVKQAKKLVEKEKPEVWDILDEVIREHPVLLNRAPTLHRLGIQAFEPTLVEGKAIQLHPLVCTAFNADFDGDQMAVHVPLSLEAQLEARVLMMSTNNILHPANGAPIIVPSQDMVLGLYYLSILNQNEPGEGMAFSDLGELHHALESKVVTLHTKIRGRFKSVDEDGKPYSKIYETTPGRLLIGELLPKNGKVPFDICNQEMTKKNISKMIDTVYRHCGQKDTVIFCDRIMQLGFSHACRAGISFGKDDMVIPDAKAKIVADTETLVKEYEQQYNDGLITQGEKYNKVVDAWGKATEKVAEEMMARIKAVEFDENTGRQKPMNSIYMMSHSGARGSPNQMRQLGGMRGLMAKPSGEIIETPIISNFKEGLTVNEYFNSTHGARKGLADTALKTANSGYLTRRLVDVAQDCIVTHVDCGTETGLTMTAIVDAGQVVASIGVRILGRTALDDIDHPITGERIVDAGRMILEPDVVEIEKAGIQSIRIRSALTCEIQTGVCAVCYGRDLARGTPVNMGEAVGVIAAQSIGEPGTQLTMRTFHLGGTATVVDQSFLEASYEGTVQIKNRNILRNSDGNLVAMGRNMTVQILDERGVERSSQRVAYGSKLHVDEGDKVKRGQRLAEWDPYTRPMMTEVAGTVQFEDLVDGLSVLEATDESTGITKRQVIDWRSTPRGSDLKPAIVIKDASGNVMKLSRGGDARFMLSVDAILSVEPGTKVSQGDVLARSPLESAKTKDITGGLPRVAELFEARRPKDHAIIAEIDGTIRLGRDYKNKRRVIIEPAEDGVEPVEYLIPKGKPFHLQEGDYIEKGDYILDGNPAPHDILAIKGVEALASYLVNEIQEVYRLQGVVINDKHIEVIVRQMLQKVEITDAGDSTYIVGDNVDRIELEDVNDHLIEQGKKPAYGDPVLLGITKASLQTPSFISAASFQETTKVLTEAAIAGKTDGLQGLKENVIVGRLIPAGTGGTMTQIRRIATSRDELILEERRKGTGAAVATPMLQDMAEKAPAAE